Sequence from the Leptolyngbya boryana PCC 6306 genome:
GCATAAATTTGAAACTGATTTGTAGGGCATTGTATCAGCGCAAGCCGTTGCGCTACTCTGCGCTTCAATGCGCGACGGCTTCTAAAAGCTTTGCTACACAGGCAATTCATCAGCGCAATCATCAGCGCATCTTCAGCTTGTTTGGGATCGCGTTTGAAGCGCAACTGTTAGAAAATAATACTGAGATTGTATTAGGAGAAGTCATGTACGGTTATCGAGGAAATCGAGGAGTCATTAGCAACTTTCTTGGAACTCTGTTAGCAGGTTATCTAGTGGGTCAAATTCTGCCGCTCGGTTCACTGGTTAACGCAATCGGTCAAAACATCGACAATATTGCTAAATCAGGACAGGTAAAACGATGAAGCATCTATCGAGCGAGTACAAAGCTTACATCAATTCGGCTGGTTGGAAAAAGTCGTTAAGACGTGCGATCGCATTCAATTTGTTATTGGGTCAAGACGTTGTTTTCCCATTCCTAAAAGCTCACGATATTGAGCATCTGAGCTATAAGCGAATTAACTTCAAGAATTGCAGAGGGTACGAAATCCCATTTCTTGATCTACTGCCGCTCAATCGTGTAATTCATCGTCAAGTTGTCACACCCATCAAAGATGTGTTGCGATCCCTGTTTGGACGGAAATTAGGCAGTGCGATCGTCGCTTACTTCTTAAGAATGTGCCTACTGTTTTGGTATGCGATAGTTCTGCTTACCGTAGTTACATTTTTCTCGCTGTCAAATCTGCTTTGAGTTCTTATTGCGATCCTCGCATTGAACTAGGGCGGAATGCAACGAACTTCACGCAGCCTTTTCATTACCTGTCTGGTTGTCTTTGCTGGCGTTAACACAATCTTCTAGTGAAGACGCTTGTTATCAATTCTTATCACTTCACCATTCACATAGAACAAAACAATGTCTCAATACTCATCTGAATCAGCGCACCAACAAACGGTTGAAATTTTGCAACAGTTACAAGTGCCAAACCCAGAGTATGCTGTGAATCTGATTGCTTGGCTCGAATCAATTGCGACTGACTCGAATTTTCAGAATTCGGTGCAAACTGAAGCACAACGATTTGCAATTCAGTGGCATTGCGCGAAGCAATATGCAATCTCTGTTTTGGATGTTGCAGATCCAACCCCAGAGCTTATTTTAGAGATGTACCGAACGATTTATTCAAAGCAGTCTGAAAGTGCGATTGGAGAGGTTGCTTCAGCCATTCGAGAGTTTGTGACTGAACTCAGCCGAATTCGCCAAAGTAGATAGCAAACCTACTTACGCCAGTTATCAGCATAAGTAAAGCGGTTCGTCGCCGCTTTTTCGATTTAGCTGGACGCTTCGCTTTCACAACCAGCTCAGATAATAGAGTTCGCGGCATCACAGCAACGAATTCTAGCAGTTTGAGATCACGCTTAATAGCCTACTGGCACTGTATTTACTTGGAGTCCGCTTGTTCAGATCACTTCGTCGCTTAGAAAGTAAATCGAAATTAGTACTTATTAAATGACTAAATTCAGCTATTGCATAATTCACCAAAAGCAGTTTTAATACGTTGAGCAAGAAATGTTGCTCTACACTCTTCTCGTTTTGCTAAAGGTGTTTTATGCAAACGCTAACCTGTACCTCGCTATCGGGAGGGCAAGGAAAAACGACCACTTCTATCTTTCTTGGACGGACATTAGTTCAAGCTGGATACCGAGTTCTAATGATCGATGCCGATCCTCAATCCAGTTTGACCTTCTATTTGGGGCAGGAAGTTCAACCGAATCAGCCGACCTTGCTAGAGGTTCTCAAAAAGCTAGTGCCAGTTGAGGATGGAATTTATGAAGTACAAGACAATCTTTGGCTGATGCCTTCAGATGATGCCTTAGATAATGCTCAAGATTATCTTTCTGGAAGCGGAATGGGAGCGATCGTACTCGGAAAACGACTGAAGGAAGTTTCAGATTTGTTTCAGTTCTGCATCATTGATGCACCACCTCAGCGATCGCAGATTTGTTTAACAACGGTTGGAGCCGCAGATTATGTTCTAATTCCGGCTGAAGCGTCCTCGAAAGGAGTTAATTCGCTCATTCGGACGCTTGATCTGATTCAAGAGCTTAAAGATATGGACGCTTTTTCGGGTTCAGTTCTGGGAGTTCTACCGTTTCGCGATCGCTGGACGGGACGAACTCAGGCGAATCAAAGCAAAAAAAGTATTGAAACGATGCGCGAGATTGCGGGAGAAATGCCAATTCTTCCCTCGATTCTGGAGTCTGAGCAGTTCAAAAAAGCGATCGATCAAGGCAAAATGCTCAACGAATTAGGTCATCCGAATCTTGAGCATCCATTTCAGCAAATCGTTCAAAAGTTGGTAGGTGGAAAATGACGGACGCTTTCGACCGCTTAAAAAATCGCTCTAGAGCAACAGTGCCTTTGAGAGATGCTTCATTAGTTAAAGACATAAATGACGTAAAGACTGAATTTAGTCATTTGTCAGAGACGGAAGTGACTAAGGTAGAACAATCTCTTTCGGAACTCAATGAGGTCGAAGCATTTCCTGAAGTTGTGCGGCGAACGATTCGACTAGAACAGCAAGTCGATGAAGAACTGGAGCGATTGTGTAGTCGCGAGCGCCTCACACGAGAAACGTTTCTGGAAGCAGCATATTTGCTGTGCAACGACAAGCCAGAAATTCTACAGGAGGTGCTGACGATCGCGAAAGAACGATACCGTCAGCGTAAAGCTGCGGGTGAAAAGCGCAAGTTTCAAACGATGGGTAAAAAGTTTGAGTCATAAACAACTAAAAGACTGAATTTAGTCATTCAATCTTGACTGAATGAATTTGAACCAACAGCGAGAGCGACCATGCCACGAATTTTTGACAACATCGAACTGAAGCTGCTGCCAATCTTGCAAGAAACGTTGAAGGATGCAAAACGGGCGGATTTTTGTGTTGGATATTTCAATCTACGGGGCTGGCAAGCGATCGATTCCTACATTGAAAAACTTCCAGATGGCAATCAAGAATGTTGTCGATTAATTGTGGGAATGCAAACACTACCGCGTGAGCAGCTTCATCGAGCGCTGTCCCTAACTGATGTGGAGTGGGAAGTTGATCAGCGTGAGGCAATCCGACTCAAGAAACGAGCAGCGCAGGAGTTTCGCGATCAGTTAATGATGGGTGCACCGACAAATGAGGATGAAGCGGGACTGCGGCGGCTGAGTCGGCAATTGAAGTCAAAGAAATTGGCGGTTAAGCTGTTTCTTCGCCATCCGCTTCATGCCAAGCTCTATCTGATTCATCAAGCAAATCCCAATTTACCAACCATTGGCTTTTTAGGAAGCAGTAATTTGACGTTAGCTGGATTGCGGTATCAGGGAGAGTTGAACGTTGATGTTTTAGACCATGATGCGACTGAGAAATTGAAGCGCTGGTTTGAAGAAATGTGGGGCGATCGCTTTTGCCTAGATATCTCAGCCGAACTTGTCCAACTGATTGACGAAAGCTGGGCGCGAGAAGAACTGATTTCGCCGTATCACATCTATCTGAAAATTGCCTACCATTTGTCGCAAGAGGCTCGCACTGGGTTGTCTGAGTATCGAGTGCCGAAAGAATTTCGCGATCGCCTATTTGACTTTCAAAGTGCAGCCGTCCAGATTGCAGCACAGCACGTTAACAAACGGGGTGGTGTTTTGATCGGGGACGTGGTGGGATTAGGAAAAACAATGGTCGGGTCTGCACTAGCGCGGATTCTGCAAGAAGATGCTTTTCTAGAAACCCTAATCATTTGTCCCAAAAATCTCGTTTCAATGTGGTGGGACTATGTGCGCGAATATCGGCTGATTGCAGAAGTGATCTCGATGAGTCAAGTTCAAACCGAACTGCCAAACCTGCGTCGATATCGCGTGGTGCTGATTGATGAAAGCCATAACCTGAGAAATCCAAATGGGAAGCGGTATCGAGCGATTCAAGAATACATTGCGATGAACGAAAGCAAGTGTATTTTGCTTACAGCTACGCCCTACAACAAAACCTATTTAGATTTATCAGCCCAGTTGCGGCTGTTTATCCCGGAAGACAAAGACTTAGGCATTCGACCGGAGCGGCTATTACAGGAGCTTGGCGGAGAGATCGCATTTAAACGGAAACATCAAGTTCCAGTGCGATCGCTGCGCGGCTTCGAGATAAGCGAGTATGCAGACGACTGGCGAGACTTAATGAAGCTCTATATGGTAAGACGAACCCGCAGCTTCATCAAAACTTACTACACTCAAGCGGATGAAGACGGGCGACGATATTTAACTTATCAGGATGGATCGCGAGCTTACTTTCCAGAGCGTGTTCCCAAAACCGCAAAGTTTGAGATTGGAGATCCGATCAATGATCCATATGCTCGGCTTTATTCTGACTCCGTTGTAACTGTAATTAATCAATTAAATTTACCGAGATACGGATTAGGAAATTACATTCAAGCCACGATCAAGAAGAATGCGAAAACAAAGAGTGATGAAGCTGAGCAGCGATTAGTTGAGGGACTGTCACGCGCCGGACGACGATTGATGGGATTCTGCCGCACGAACTTATTTAAGCGGCTAGAAAGTGGAGGAGTTGCTTTTATTCAATCCTTAGAGCGTCATATCTTGCGGAATTACATTTATCTGTATGCGATCGAGCAGGATTTAGAAATTCCGATCGGCACTCAAGAAGCAGAGTTACTCGACACTCGCAACAATGACGAAGACTCAGATTCGCTACTCGCCTCATTGTTTGATGTTGAAGTTGAAGAAACTGATACAGAAAGCGTTCGGGAAGTGCTAGATGTCTCTGAAGCGGTATTCTCAAAACTGTTGCAGGCTTCCTCAATGCTCAAGGCGACACTCTGTTAATCGGAGTCAATGACGCAGGAGAAGCGATCGGACTCGCTAACGACTACCGCACCCTCAAATCCGGCAAACAAAACCGCGACGGCTTCGAGCTATGGCTGATGGGCGATTTACTCCTCAAAGAATTGGGCAATGATTTAGCACCCACGATCGCGATCACGTTCCATCTGCTCAACGGGCAAGACATCTGCAAAGTTACCGTCAACCCTGCCCCTCACGAAGTGTTCGTCATCCTCAAAGACAGAAACGGGCAATCCAAAAAATGCTTCTTCATCCGCGCTGGAAACTCAACCCG
This genomic interval carries:
- a CDS encoding ParA family protein produces the protein MQTLTCTSLSGGQGKTTTSIFLGRTLVQAGYRVLMIDADPQSSLTFYLGQEVQPNQPTLLEVLKKLVPVEDGIYEVQDNLWLMPSDDALDNAQDYLSGSGMGAIVLGKRLKEVSDLFQFCIIDAPPQRSQICLTTVGAADYVLIPAEASSKGVNSLIRTLDLIQELKDMDAFSGSVLGVLPFRDRWTGRTQANQSKKSIETMREIAGEMPILPSILESEQFKKAIDQGKMLNELGHPNLEHPFQQIVQKLVGGK
- a CDS encoding phospholipase D-like domain-containing protein; the encoded protein is MPRIFDNIELKLLPILQETLKDAKRADFCVGYFNLRGWQAIDSYIEKLPDGNQECCRLIVGMQTLPREQLHRALSLTDVEWEVDQREAIRLKKRAAQEFRDQLMMGAPTNEDEAGLRRLSRQLKSKKLAVKLFLRHPLHAKLYLIHQANPNLPTIGFLGSSNLTLAGLRYQGELNVDVLDHDATEKLKRWFEEMWGDRFCLDISAELVQLIDESWAREELISPYHIYLKIAYHLSQEARTGLSEYRVPKEFRDRLFDFQSAAVQIAAQHVNKRGGVLIGDVVGLGKTMVGSALARILQEDAFLETLIICPKNLVSMWWDYVREYRLIAEVISMSQVQTELPNLRRYRVVLIDESHNLRNPNGKRYRAIQEYIAMNESKCILLTATPYNKTYLDLSAQLRLFIPEDKDLGIRPERLLQELGGEIAFKRKHQVPVRSLRGFEISEYADDWRDLMKLYMVRRTRSFIKTYYTQADEDGRRYLTYQDGSRAYFPERVPKTAKFEIGDPINDPYARLYSDSVVTVINQLNLPRYGLGNYIQATIKKNAKTKSDEAEQRLVEGLSRAGRRLMGFCRTNLFKRLESGGVAFIQSLERHILRNYIYLYAIEQDLEIPIGTQEAELLDTRNNDEDSDSLLASLFDVEVEETDTESVREVLDVSEAVFSKLLQASSMLKATLC
- a CDS encoding AlbA family DNA-binding domain-containing protein encodes the protein MGVNDAGEAIGLANDYRTLKSGKQNRDGFELWLMGDLLLKELGNDLAPTIAITFHLLNGQDICKVTVNPAPHEVFVILKDRNGQSKKCFFIRAGNSTRSLDDPSELISYIRDRWKS